One Prosthecobacter debontii genomic window carries:
- a CDS encoding beta strand repeat-containing protein — MLRHFLVPFLLLTAALSSAFGVDIAGTFSTNTTLADGDTWTGGDITINSGILVNIPTGAIVTFNSTGGSGGRNFNGPGTLQIDEGGRLLLDTNSSNDNIVLNGSAKIINAGVLQIDCGADLRLNSAGTTFTNNGLIHKTQGTDGSANDPSYFFPLSSTTGGAFVNNGDIQVDAGHLNISGASTSAGAAASTGGNFTVASGATLSFTGGWSLLRGVSSMTGSGSVALTNENPAGSTGGIFSAQAATTILDITGGGLLWTTGILDGNGNTLRNDGLLRLAGTGATVQGTGSVENGTDGEFRLESGTLTLTDANFTNHGSMTLQGSTTSTTITLAGTGTLINATDGTFTLTQGNLTANANIRNDGTLVMNSTGTIVLGGTGTLTTTAAGLMTFNRGTLSLNGNQVINNGTAQFIDGNNATLAGTGRFINNGTFNHIQSGGNDNFVLTNSVVYENTDTYDFQGAGDLQFLNTSSFENKGLLKKTSSSGDPSFVFGVGKFHAMDGSEIQATVGFLRLASGGTSVETATWTADGGSLDIAGEWTGVIKGSSSSSFRIANSGNGSVASDLSIGTAGLTLNISGNGIVWSQQTILTQGNTLTNSGIFGVTVGGTKTLSGGGEFINAAGGVFNHTDGLLTISDNSTFRNQGTWNIQTGSGDSSYEGTGSFINDSTGSVDWSGGGLGITSTVLFRNDGIFTISGTGTRSLKDGGQFLNGSTGSFNWDVATTLSIAADTRLRNEGTFNINGTGTRALTGAGQWLNAATGTVEWNSTATLSIASGLSVVNDGVFNVNGDGNRVLAGNGTFINNGTFNHSPSTTNDNLTGSTSGGQFVNNGSFIFGNIGDFEMRDGYTFTNAPGGLIQKQASDASGDQAQFFSFSSDTGAGTFDNQGTVEVLGGNFRITTAASGTFDDITLVQNDGAGTLTGGTWIANATQTGLATIDLDPFGNTTGIQRIGEDATVELIGTGASLFQLSSLTQVDGALYIQQQTFTPSAAFQVAATGTLGGNGTLGRAITVAGTVLPGGTRGTAIGTLTVNSSASFLADALIQVQIQGALAFIDPGQDQATRNLAILALGDLDPSGSQHDSLEVTGTLTFHADTRVQIIPTGITYQSGMVFDLFDFSGLGIAGISQSDVAGILELPDITNIGLSWDTSLFQSHGIVYIVPEPSRLLLFGLGLGFLLMRRRKPASVR, encoded by the coding sequence ATGCTTCGTCACTTCTTGGTCCCCTTTCTTTTGTTAACTGCTGCCCTGTCTTCAGCCTTCGGGGTTGATATCGCAGGCACGTTCAGCACGAACACCACTCTCGCTGACGGAGATACCTGGACCGGCGGAGATATCACCATCAACTCGGGCATCCTGGTGAATATCCCCACCGGGGCCATTGTCACCTTCAACTCCACCGGTGGCTCGGGAGGTCGCAACTTCAATGGCCCCGGCACCCTTCAAATTGATGAGGGGGGTCGGCTGCTTCTGGATACCAACAGCAGCAATGACAACATCGTTCTCAATGGTTCAGCCAAGATCATCAATGCAGGCGTGCTTCAAATCGACTGCGGAGCTGATCTACGTCTCAATTCGGCAGGCACCACATTCACCAACAACGGCCTCATTCATAAGACCCAGGGCACCGATGGCTCGGCCAATGATCCTTCCTATTTCTTCCCACTCAGCAGCACGACGGGGGGAGCCTTCGTCAACAATGGCGATATCCAAGTGGATGCGGGTCATCTTAATATCTCTGGGGCTTCGACCAGTGCCGGAGCGGCGGCATCCACCGGGGGTAATTTCACCGTTGCCAGTGGGGCGACCTTATCCTTCACGGGTGGCTGGAGCCTGCTCCGTGGAGTCTCCAGCATGACGGGCAGCGGCTCCGTGGCCCTCACCAATGAAAACCCTGCCGGAAGCACCGGTGGCATCTTTTCCGCTCAGGCAGCTACCACCATCCTGGACATCACGGGCGGCGGCCTCCTGTGGACCACCGGGATCCTGGATGGCAATGGCAATACTCTCCGCAACGACGGCCTTCTGCGCCTCGCGGGCACGGGAGCCACGGTCCAGGGCACTGGCAGTGTGGAAAACGGCACCGATGGAGAATTCAGACTGGAGTCCGGCACCCTGACTCTCACGGACGCCAACTTCACCAACCATGGCAGCATGACGCTGCAAGGCAGCACCACGTCCACCACCATCACGCTGGCGGGCACCGGCACCCTGATCAATGCCACCGATGGCACGTTCACTCTGACGCAAGGCAACCTCACGGCGAATGCCAACATCCGCAATGATGGCACCCTCGTCATGAATAGCACCGGCACCATCGTTCTGGGAGGGACAGGCACGCTGACGACCACTGCTGCAGGACTGATGACCTTCAATCGCGGCACGCTCTCCTTGAACGGCAATCAAGTCATCAACAATGGCACCGCCCAATTCATTGACGGCAACAACGCCACCCTGGCAGGCACAGGTCGTTTCATCAATAACGGCACCTTCAACCACATCCAGAGTGGCGGTAACGATAACTTCGTCCTCACCAACTCCGTCGTCTATGAAAACACCGACACCTACGACTTCCAAGGTGCGGGCGATCTCCAGTTCCTCAACACCAGCAGCTTTGAGAACAAAGGCCTCCTGAAGAAGACCTCCAGCAGTGGAGACCCTAGCTTCGTCTTCGGCGTGGGTAAATTCCACGCCATGGATGGCAGTGAGATCCAGGCCACCGTCGGTTTTCTCCGCTTAGCCTCTGGCGGCACCAGTGTGGAAACCGCGACCTGGACGGCTGACGGCGGCTCTTTAGACATTGCCGGGGAATGGACCGGCGTCATCAAAGGCAGTTCCAGCTCATCCTTCCGCATCGCCAACAGCGGCAACGGCTCCGTGGCCAGTGACCTCAGCATTGGCACGGCGGGGCTCACGCTCAACATCAGCGGCAATGGCATCGTGTGGTCGCAGCAGACCATCCTCACCCAGGGCAACACCCTGACCAACAGTGGCATTTTCGGCGTCACCGTTGGCGGCACCAAGACACTGAGCGGCGGTGGCGAGTTCATCAACGCCGCAGGCGGTGTCTTCAACCACACCGACGGCCTGCTCACCATCTCCGATAACAGCACCTTCAGGAACCAAGGCACCTGGAACATCCAGACCGGCAGTGGCGACAGCAGCTATGAGGGCACGGGGTCATTCATCAACGACAGCACCGGCAGCGTGGATTGGTCCGGCGGCGGCTTGGGCATCACCTCCACCGTCCTCTTCCGCAATGACGGCATCTTTACCATCTCCGGCACCGGCACCCGGTCCCTCAAAGATGGCGGTCAGTTCCTCAATGGCAGCACAGGCAGCTTCAACTGGGATGTGGCCACCACCCTCAGCATCGCGGCGGATACGCGCCTGCGCAACGAAGGCACCTTCAACATCAACGGCACCGGCACCCGCGCACTCACCGGCGCGGGCCAGTGGCTCAATGCCGCCACCGGCACCGTCGAGTGGAACAGCACCGCCACACTCTCGATCGCCAGTGGTTTGAGCGTGGTCAATGACGGTGTCTTCAATGTCAATGGAGATGGCAATCGAGTGCTTGCGGGCAATGGCACCTTCATCAACAACGGCACCTTCAATCACAGCCCCAGCACCACCAACGATAACCTCACGGGCAGCACGTCGGGAGGCCAGTTCGTCAACAACGGCAGCTTCATCTTTGGCAACATCGGCGACTTCGAAATGCGCGATGGTTATACCTTCACCAATGCCCCGGGCGGCCTCATTCAAAAGCAAGCCTCGGACGCCAGTGGCGATCAGGCGCAGTTCTTCAGCTTCAGCTCCGACACAGGCGCAGGCACCTTTGATAACCAAGGCACGGTCGAGGTGCTCGGCGGCAACTTCCGCATCACCACCGCCGCCTCCGGCACCTTCGATGACATCACCCTCGTGCAAAACGATGGTGCAGGCACGCTCACCGGCGGCACCTGGATCGCCAATGCCACTCAGACCGGCCTCGCCACCATTGATCTCGATCCCTTTGGCAACACCACCGGCATCCAGCGCATCGGCGAGGACGCCACCGTCGAGCTCATCGGCACCGGCGCCAGTCTGTTCCAGCTCAGCAGCCTGACCCAGGTGGATGGAGCCCTCTACATCCAGCAGCAGACCTTCACTCCCAGCGCGGCCTTCCAGGTCGCTGCCACAGGCACCCTCGGTGGCAATGGCACCCTCGGCCGCGCCATCACCGTGGCAGGCACCGTTCTTCCAGGTGGCACACGCGGCACCGCCATCGGCACCCTCACCGTGAATTCCAGCGCCAGCTTCCTCGCCGATGCCCTCATTCAGGTGCAGATTCAGGGCGCCCTCGCCTTCATTGATCCCGGCCAGGATCAGGCCACCCGCAACCTAGCCATCCTGGCCCTGGGCGATCTTGACCCCTCCGGCAGCCAGCACGATTCCCTGGAGGTCACCGGCACCCTCACCTTCCATGCCGATACCCGAGTCCAGATCATCCCCACCGGCATCACCTACCAGAGCGGCATGGTCTTTGACCTCTTCGACTTCTCCGGCCTCGGCATCGCCGGCATCAGTCAAAGCGACGTCGCAGGCATCCTCGAGCTCCCCGACATCACCAACATCGGCCTCTCCTGGGACACCTCCCTCTTCCAAAGCCACGGCATCGTTTACATCGTCCCCGAGCCCTCCCGCCTCCTGCTGTTCGGGCTTGGCCTGGGCTTCCTCCTCATGCGTCGGCGGAAACCCGCATCCGTGCGGTAA
- a CDS encoding ABC transporter substrate-binding protein has protein sequence MTDAAAPTFLRRWRKEALILGALLATLLGPFLMKPGQPTASATASRKLVIVTPHPERLRAEFSVAFVKYWKDKTGETIALDWRVPGGTSEIAVMLKSEFSAAFQQYWTRQMGREWTAEVAQNFMNAKAPADFPARQAFLNSSVGVGMDVFFGGGAYDFQLQAEAGTLVSQNAPGTGIASLHEKHPEWFGEEGIPEMVSGEPFRDGKHRWIACCLSSFGIVFNRDVLRRLGIENDPQQWRDLADPRLFGQLALADPGRSATVTKAFEMLIQQEMQEAIARLTKNPGMLKTAEEIEAVGVREGWRNGLNLIQRISANARYFSDSSSKIPLDVARGDAAAGMCIDYYGRSTEESTRKPDGRSRVGFIMPVGGSSVSVDPIAMFRGAPESELATAFIEFVLSDAGQKIWAYRAGAPGGPERSALRRLAARKAFYNAENLRYMSDADEMPYEKAKAFTYHPEWTASAFSTLRFLIRVMCVDTHIEQRQAWEALIQAKQPPRASYVFQELNNIRYDTATGDITKVVRSRDKVAETRLARTLGDGFRHNYLLAIRLARRGQ, from the coding sequence ATGACAGATGCCGCTGCCCCCACTTTTCTCAGACGCTGGCGAAAGGAGGCCCTCATTCTGGGAGCTCTGCTGGCGACGCTTCTCGGCCCCTTCCTGATGAAGCCGGGACAGCCAACCGCATCGGCCACGGCCAGTCGAAAGTTAGTCATCGTCACCCCCCACCCAGAGCGGCTCCGTGCTGAGTTCAGTGTCGCTTTCGTTAAATATTGGAAGGACAAGACCGGGGAAACGATTGCCCTCGACTGGCGCGTCCCAGGCGGAACTTCAGAAATCGCGGTCATGCTGAAGTCCGAATTTAGTGCCGCCTTTCAGCAATATTGGACCCGGCAGATGGGGCGAGAATGGACCGCCGAAGTGGCTCAGAATTTCATGAATGCCAAAGCACCGGCAGATTTCCCGGCTCGACAGGCTTTTTTGAACTCCTCAGTGGGAGTCGGCATGGATGTCTTTTTCGGAGGCGGGGCCTATGATTTCCAGCTCCAAGCCGAAGCGGGCACTCTGGTGTCTCAAAATGCCCCAGGCACTGGCATCGCCTCTCTTCATGAAAAACACCCCGAGTGGTTTGGAGAAGAGGGCATCCCCGAGATGGTGAGCGGAGAGCCTTTCCGCGATGGTAAACACCGCTGGATCGCCTGCTGTCTCTCCAGTTTCGGCATCGTTTTCAACCGGGATGTGCTTCGCCGTTTGGGCATCGAAAACGATCCTCAGCAATGGCGCGATCTCGCAGATCCACGCCTCTTTGGCCAATTGGCCCTCGCCGACCCAGGTCGCAGTGCCACAGTGACCAAGGCCTTTGAAATGCTCATTCAACAAGAGATGCAGGAGGCCATCGCCCGCCTGACCAAGAATCCAGGGATGCTCAAAACGGCGGAAGAGATCGAAGCGGTCGGCGTCCGGGAAGGCTGGCGAAACGGGCTTAATCTCATTCAACGCATCAGTGCCAACGCACGCTATTTCAGTGACAGCTCCAGTAAGATCCCGCTGGATGTGGCGAGAGGAGATGCCGCTGCTGGCATGTGCATTGACTACTATGGGCGCTCCACGGAAGAATCCACACGCAAGCCTGATGGTCGTTCCCGTGTCGGTTTCATCATGCCTGTGGGAGGTAGCTCTGTTAGCGTGGACCCGATTGCCATGTTTCGCGGTGCTCCTGAGTCTGAGTTGGCCACGGCTTTCATTGAATTTGTCCTCAGCGATGCCGGGCAAAAAATCTGGGCTTACCGGGCAGGCGCCCCAGGTGGCCCAGAGCGTTCTGCACTCCGTCGTTTGGCGGCTCGTAAAGCCTTCTACAATGCGGAGAACCTTCGTTACATGAGTGATGCCGATGAGATGCCTTATGAAAAAGCCAAGGCCTTCACCTACCACCCCGAATGGACGGCCTCAGCCTTCAGCACCTTGAGGTTCCTCATCCGAGTGATGTGCGTGGACACCCATATCGAGCAACGTCAGGCCTGGGAAGCGCTGATTCAAGCTAAACAGCCCCCACGTGCCAGTTACGTTTTTCAAGAGTTGAACAACATCCGTTATGACACGGCGACGGGTGACATCACCAAAGTCGTCCGCTCTCGGGATAAGGTGGCGGAAACACGGCTGGCCAGGACTCTGGGCGATGGCTTCCGGCATAACTATCTTTTAGCCATCCGCCTAGCGCGTCGAGGCCAATAA
- a CDS encoding acyltransferase family protein: MSPTQRLVSLDAFRGFIMLLMASSGFGLVQMAKAHPESSLWQHVAYQVSHVEWIGCALWDLIQPAFMFMVGVAVPLSLMRRQESGQGFFLRLFHALWRSVILVLLGVLLSTRTTDTQTNWLFTNVLAQIGLGYVFLFVLASLGWEYCAAAVILILVGDWYWFFQHPLPAPDADLTAWGATAADVIPGRFAAWSKHLNAAADFDRWLLNLFPRAQAFVANPGGYTTMNFVPALATMLMGAIAGEKLLRSSKTHGQKAAGLLIAGIVCLLIGTILGIVAVPIVKRIWTPSWVMFSGGWVLMMLSVFYWLVEVAGQRKLVFPLVVVGMNSIFIYLMHSLTFGWLRDTLKVHVGAPFFSGPWGPVWEHCGALAILWLLCWWLYQQRAFLKI, from the coding sequence ATGTCTCCCACTCAGCGCCTTGTCTCCCTGGATGCCTTTCGCGGCTTCATCATGCTCTTGATGGCTTCGTCCGGGTTTGGCTTGGTGCAGATGGCCAAAGCGCATCCAGAGAGTTCCCTGTGGCAGCACGTGGCCTATCAGGTGTCTCATGTGGAATGGATAGGCTGTGCACTGTGGGATCTGATCCAGCCGGCCTTCATGTTTATGGTGGGGGTGGCGGTGCCGTTGTCTCTGATGCGACGGCAGGAATCAGGGCAGGGCTTTTTTCTCCGCTTGTTTCATGCGCTCTGGCGTTCGGTGATTCTGGTATTGCTGGGCGTGTTACTCTCGACCCGCACCACCGACACGCAGACGAACTGGCTCTTTACCAATGTGCTGGCGCAGATTGGTTTGGGCTATGTGTTTCTCTTTGTGCTGGCTTCTCTCGGGTGGGAATACTGTGCTGCGGCGGTGATCCTGATTCTGGTGGGGGATTGGTATTGGTTTTTCCAGCATCCATTGCCTGCACCTGATGCCGATCTGACTGCCTGGGGAGCAACTGCTGCCGATGTGATCCCTGGTCGCTTCGCCGCCTGGAGCAAACATCTCAATGCGGCGGCGGATTTTGATCGGTGGTTGCTGAACCTTTTTCCAAGGGCTCAGGCTTTTGTTGCCAACCCCGGTGGTTATACCACGATGAACTTTGTGCCAGCGCTGGCGACCATGCTCATGGGCGCGATTGCTGGGGAAAAGCTACTCCGCAGTTCAAAGACCCATGGGCAAAAGGCCGCAGGTTTGTTGATCGCGGGGATTGTGTGCCTGTTGATCGGCACCATTCTCGGCATCGTTGCTGTGCCGATTGTGAAACGCATCTGGACGCCGTCGTGGGTGATGTTCAGCGGCGGGTGGGTGCTGATGATGCTGTCCGTGTTTTACTGGCTGGTGGAAGTGGCCGGTCAGCGGAAGCTGGTCTTTCCTTTGGTCGTGGTGGGAATGAACAGCATCTTCATTTATTTGATGCATAGCCTCACCTTTGGCTGGCTGCGGGACACGCTGAAAGTGCATGTGGGGGCTCCCTTTTTCAGTGGACCCTGGGGGCCTGTTTGGGAGCACTGCGGCGCTCTAGCCATTCTGTGGCTCCTCTGCTGGTGGCTCTACCAGCAGAGGGCCTTTTTAAAGATCTAA
- a CDS encoding ABC transporter permease, whose protein sequence is MSRTLALLVFGVMAAFFGCFFAYPIWTTVKLAFETPDHQLTLEFVFEVFRNHIYQEGLINSFLIAIWTTLGCLVMSIPLAVFFVRYAFPGKNLLNSLVLTPMVLPPFVGAIGVKAILGQAGALNSALIHLGWMNPQHPTDWLGEGQMLGIVIMEVLHLYPVLYLNVAAALANLDPAMEEAAANLGCRPLERFWRITLPLIMPGIFAGGTIVFIWAFTELGVPLVFDFDRVTSVQIFRSLNDLSDNPFPYALVVVMLVFSTLIYSLSKLFFGRANATGGGRATMARETIHLPYGLGWLCTIFFALVIFLAVIPHLGVVLLSFADDWYATVLPHSFTLHHYQEALSHELTLSSISNSLKYSVIAIAFAMVLGIGVAYVNVRTRIWGRQVLDAMAMLPLAVPGVVMAFGYLAMTRPGQPFDWLVLGEDPFLILVIAYAVRRLPYIVRSATAGFQQVNPALEEAAQNLGASPERALWRVTLPLVAPNLLAGGLLAFAFAMLEVSDSMILAQQSAHFPITKAIYFLVMALGNGPNLASALGVWAMIFLTITIVGAALLLGKKLGALFR, encoded by the coding sequence ATGTCTCGCACCCTTGCCCTGCTGGTCTTTGGCGTCATGGCCGCATTCTTCGGCTGTTTCTTTGCCTATCCCATCTGGACCACGGTGAAGCTGGCATTCGAGACGCCAGATCACCAATTGACGCTGGAGTTTGTCTTCGAGGTTTTCCGCAATCACATCTACCAAGAAGGACTGATCAATTCGTTTCTCATCGCCATTTGGACCACGCTCGGTTGCTTGGTCATGTCCATTCCCCTGGCGGTCTTTTTCGTCCGCTATGCCTTCCCTGGCAAAAACTTGCTCAATAGCCTGGTGCTGACCCCGATGGTCCTGCCTCCGTTCGTCGGGGCGATCGGAGTCAAAGCGATCCTCGGCCAAGCCGGTGCTCTCAACTCCGCCCTCATCCACCTTGGGTGGATGAATCCGCAGCATCCCACCGATTGGTTAGGCGAGGGGCAAATGCTCGGCATTGTGATCATGGAGGTTCTGCACCTCTATCCTGTCCTATACCTCAATGTCGCCGCAGCCTTGGCCAATCTCGATCCGGCGATGGAAGAGGCGGCCGCCAATCTGGGGTGCCGCCCTTTGGAGCGCTTTTGGCGGATCACGCTTCCGCTCATCATGCCCGGCATTTTTGCTGGTGGAACCATCGTTTTCATCTGGGCTTTCACAGAGCTCGGTGTGCCGTTGGTCTTTGACTTTGATCGTGTCACCTCGGTGCAGATTTTCCGCTCGCTCAATGACCTCAGTGACAATCCTTTCCCCTACGCTCTCGTGGTGGTCATGCTGGTCTTCAGCACGCTTATTTACTCACTGAGTAAGCTCTTCTTTGGCCGAGCCAACGCGACTGGTGGAGGCCGTGCCACCATGGCCCGTGAAACGATTCATCTGCCTTATGGGTTGGGGTGGCTATGCACGATCTTTTTCGCGCTGGTCATTTTCCTGGCTGTCATTCCGCATCTGGGGGTGGTGCTGCTCAGCTTTGCCGACGATTGGTATGCCACGGTCCTACCTCATTCATTCACGCTTCATCATTACCAGGAAGCTTTGAGTCACGAACTGACGCTCAGTTCCATTTCAAACAGCCTCAAATACTCCGTGATCGCCATCGCTTTCGCCATGGTGCTGGGCATCGGAGTCGCTTACGTGAATGTGCGCACGCGCATCTGGGGCCGCCAGGTTTTGGATGCGATGGCCATGCTGCCTCTCGCCGTGCCTGGGGTGGTGATGGCTTTTGGCTACCTCGCCATGACTCGCCCAGGACAACCTTTTGACTGGCTCGTCCTGGGAGAAGATCCCTTCTTGATTCTGGTGATCGCCTATGCCGTCCGCCGTCTTCCTTACATCGTAAGATCTGCCACCGCAGGCTTTCAGCAGGTGAACCCAGCGCTCGAAGAAGCTGCGCAAAACCTAGGGGCCAGTCCCGAGCGGGCCCTTTGGCGTGTCACACTTCCGTTGGTAGCTCCCAATCTGCTCGCGGGCGGTCTTTTAGCCTTCGCCTTTGCCATGCTGGAGGTGAGTGACTCCATGATTCTTGCGCAGCAATCGGCTCATTTCCCCATCACTAAAGCCATCTACTTCTTGGTGATGGCTCTGGGGAATGGCCCCAATCTCGCCTCAGCCTTGGGAGTCTGGGCCATGATTTTCCTCACCATCACCATCGTCGGTGCAGCCCTGCTCTTGGGTAAGAAACTCGGAGCTCTCTTCCGCTAA
- a CDS encoding Dabb family protein, translating into MIHNVYFWLKSDLTPAQVETFENELIALKTIDYLEHGFVGKPAPTEERSVTDHSFNYSLTLHFKNLADHEFYQKDCPKHKRFVDTCKPFFEKVIVYDTAPIH; encoded by the coding sequence ATGATTCACAACGTCTATTTTTGGCTGAAATCGGACCTGACTCCAGCCCAGGTCGAAACCTTTGAAAACGAACTTATCGCCCTCAAGACCATTGATTATCTTGAGCATGGCTTTGTCGGCAAACCTGCCCCCACGGAAGAGCGGTCCGTCACGGATCACAGCTTCAACTACTCGCTGACCCTGCACTTCAAGAATCTCGCTGATCACGAGTTCTACCAGAAGGACTGCCCCAAGCACAAACGCTTCGTGGATACGTGCAAGCCCTTCTTTGAAAAGGTGATCGTCTATGACACCGCTCCGATTCATTGA
- a CDS encoding transposase, whose protein sequence is MTNLNLEIVKLETLMREVAAENAALQARSQRLDEAAGIDWRSALCLCAHMPELGSLKREQAAALAGLAPFNRDSGQWR, encoded by the coding sequence ATGACCAACTTGAACCTGGAAATCGTCAAACTCGAAACCTTGATGCGCGAAGTCGCCGCTGAAAACGCCGCACTTCAGGCCAGGTCACAACGGCTGGATGAAGCGGCTGGCATCGACTGGCGCAGCGCCCTGTGCCTGTGCGCCCACATGCCCGAACTCGGCTCCCTCAAACGCGAGCAGGCCGCGGCACTTGCAGGCCTAGCACCGTTCAACCGCGACAGCGGCCAGTGGCGG
- a CDS encoding acyl-CoA dehydrogenase family protein, which yields MKTELTPSQASMIDMSKMSAGQKAALEMAESARDERSNVGLAAGLFFGTPDFSKLLPFPKQSLEDHDQGDAFLSRLRAILDHADPDAIDRTGEIPESLLKELADVGAFGIKIPTSHGGLGLSQTNYSRAAMLLGGECGNLAALLSAHQSIGAPQPLILFGSEEQKARYLPRCAQGEISAFALTENDVGSDPARMTTTAVPDGPDHFLIHGEKLWCTNSLKAGLIVVMARTPTPDKPHATTAFIVETSWPGVEIVHRCRFMGLKALYNGVVRFDNVRVPRANILGGEGRGLKVALTTLNTGRITLPAACAGLSKRCLEISTRWANERVQWGQPVAKHAAISDKLARMAADSFAMEAVVHYVSALVDRDKHADVRLEAAIAKLWGSEHAWTIVDDTMQIRGGRGYETADSLKARGERPDPVERLFRDCRINTIFEGSSEIMRLFIAREALDPHLKIGAEVVNSTLPMKRRARAAMRAARTYSTWYPSTWLPAFPGRAGETLHPNLRDDLAEVARQSKKLARTLFHAMVINGPALERRQVLLGHIVDIGAELFVWSTTLAYAENLITDSSVKSDVIDKLIRKVIYFGQLTRKRLLSHYKALHESDEKAAREIVRDLVN from the coding sequence ATGAAAACAGAACTCACTCCTTCTCAAGCTTCGATGATCGATATGTCGAAGATGTCAGCGGGGCAGAAGGCTGCCCTCGAAATGGCCGAGTCCGCTCGTGATGAGCGAAGTAATGTGGGGTTGGCGGCGGGACTCTTTTTCGGCACGCCAGATTTCAGCAAGCTGCTCCCCTTCCCCAAGCAATCTCTGGAGGACCACGATCAAGGTGATGCGTTTCTCTCTCGCTTGAGAGCGATCCTTGATCATGCAGACCCAGATGCCATCGACCGCACGGGAGAAATCCCCGAAAGCCTGCTGAAAGAGTTGGCGGATGTGGGAGCATTTGGCATCAAGATCCCCACCTCTCATGGTGGTCTGGGTCTCTCACAAACCAACTATTCACGCGCAGCTATGCTGCTGGGTGGAGAATGCGGAAATTTAGCTGCACTGCTATCGGCCCACCAATCCATCGGCGCGCCCCAGCCTCTCATTCTCTTTGGCTCAGAGGAGCAGAAAGCTCGCTATCTACCACGCTGTGCTCAAGGGGAGATCAGTGCCTTTGCCCTAACAGAAAATGATGTAGGGAGCGATCCAGCCCGGATGACGACCACTGCGGTGCCTGATGGTCCAGACCATTTCCTGATCCATGGTGAAAAGCTCTGGTGCACGAACAGCCTCAAAGCCGGACTCATCGTGGTCATGGCACGCACGCCGACGCCTGATAAACCTCATGCCACCACAGCATTCATCGTCGAGACCTCCTGGCCAGGTGTCGAGATTGTTCATCGTTGCCGCTTCATGGGGCTCAAGGCGCTCTACAATGGCGTCGTTCGGTTTGATAATGTCCGCGTGCCACGGGCCAATATCTTGGGCGGTGAAGGACGCGGTTTGAAAGTGGCCCTGACCACTCTCAATACGGGCCGTATCACCCTGCCGGCCGCTTGTGCGGGTCTATCGAAACGCTGTCTGGAAATCTCCACTCGCTGGGCGAATGAACGTGTCCAGTGGGGGCAACCTGTGGCCAAACATGCCGCCATCTCCGATAAGCTGGCCCGCATGGCGGCTGATAGCTTCGCGATGGAAGCGGTCGTGCATTACGTCTCCGCCTTGGTTGATCGTGACAAACACGCCGATGTGCGTCTGGAAGCTGCCATTGCCAAACTGTGGGGTAGTGAGCATGCCTGGACCATTGTGGATGACACGATGCAGATCCGCGGCGGTCGTGGCTATGAGACTGCGGATTCCCTCAAAGCTCGTGGTGAAAGACCTGATCCTGTGGAGCGCCTTTTCCGTGACTGCCGCATCAACACCATCTTTGAAGGCAGCAGTGAGATCATGCGTCTCTTCATCGCCCGTGAGGCTCTGGACCCCCACCTCAAGATCGGTGCAGAGGTGGTGAACTCCACACTGCCCATGAAGCGTAGGGCTCGCGCGGCCATGCGTGCAGCCAGAACTTACTCCACATGGTATCCTTCCACATGGTTGCCTGCCTTCCCAGGACGCGCCGGTGAGACCTTGCATCCGAACCTGCGTGATGATTTGGCAGAAGTCGCGCGCCAAAGTAAGAAACTCGCCCGGACACTCTTCCATGCCATGGTCATCAACGGCCCCGCTTTGGAAAGACGGCAGGTTTTGTTAGGCCATATCGTGGATATCGGGGCAGAACTCTTTGTGTGGTCCACCACACTGGCCTATGCCGAGAACCTCATTACCGACTCCAGCGTGAAGTCTGATGTCATCGACAAACTCATCCGCAAGGTGATCTACTTTGGCCAGCTCACCCGAAAGCGCCTGCTCAGCCATTACAAAGCCCTGCATGAGAGCGATGAAAAAGCGGCTCGCGAGATCGTGCGGGACTTGGTCAATTGA
- a CDS encoding YkvA family protein, whose amino-acid sequence MSTPDAQHDIDIAKVTQRAKDIEDKLPKLRQWMAHGKIMLDLVKDYWAGRYRDVPYWVISAVALALLYVLNPVDVIPDVILGIGYLDDATVVAFCLKLIERELQKYKDWKAAQTPDGKEAVKVIDV is encoded by the coding sequence ATGTCCACCCCAGACGCCCAGCACGATATCGACATCGCTAAAGTGACCCAGCGAGCCAAGGATATTGAAGACAAGCTCCCCAAGCTGCGTCAATGGATGGCGCACGGGAAGATCATGCTGGATTTGGTGAAGGATTACTGGGCAGGTCGTTATCGTGATGTTCCCTACTGGGTCATCAGTGCCGTGGCTCTCGCCTTGCTGTATGTGCTGAACCCGGTGGACGTCATTCCCGATGTGATTCTGGGCATCGGATATCTGGATGATGCCACGGTCGTCGCCTTTTGTCTGAAGCTCATCGAACGTGAGCTTCAGAAGTATAAGGACTGGAAAGCGGCTCAGACTCCCGATGGAAAAGAAGCCGTCAAGGTGATCGACGTTTGA